The window GCTTCTCGTCTTCCATTACTTTTTGATTACATATTTTAGTATATTGTAGGATCATCTCTAACCTTCTGACATCGTGAAAAGAATTAATTTATTACACATCATTATTGTCTTTACAATTTCAATGGCAACAGCAAAGGCACAAGTCGGCTACAACACGAGCAGCAATGATTTTTGGAGGAATGTTCAATTCGGAGGCGGGATTGGCTTAGGTTTTGGAGATGGCTGGTTTAGCGGAACACTTTCTCCAAGTGCCATCTACCCTGTAAACGACCAGTTTGCCACCGGCGTCGGGTTAAATTTCAGTTATGCCGATCAAAAAGACGTCTATACGGCCACTATCGTAGGAGGAAGTATCATCGGATTATTCAATCCTATAAATGAGATGCAGATCTCCGGTGAATTTGAAGAACTTCACGTAAGCAGGAAATTTGAATTTGACGGAAGCAATTTAAAAGATAACTACTGGGTTCCGGCTTTATTCTTCGGACTCGGCTACAGCACGAGGAATGTAACTGTGGGGTTAAAATATGATGTTTTACACGATAACGACAAAAGCTTCTATGCAGATGCCCTGATCCCCTTCATCAGGGTCTATTTTTAAGGCTTGCAGTAACTGTTTTTATACCACACTTTCTGCCATTCCCGTTTTAGAACCAGAAAAGTAACCTGTTCTGAAAGCAACACTATATCCGGGCCTTCTAACTCTTTTATTTGTTGTTCCGGCACATCTACGATATAAAGCAGATTTAAATAATCGGCAAACCTCTCATTGATGAGCTTAAAGAGAAGCTCATGCAATTCTTGTTTTAAATGTATTGGCCTGATATCATTATCGAAAACAACCTCAACATTGGCTAAGGAAAGATCTTTGTTTAGCTGAACGACCAGTTTATCGTACAGCTTCTCCCGGTGCGCCAGTTTTAAAAGAGAGCCAGTATCTTTAACCTCAATTGCCATGCCTCAGTTTTTATATACTTTCCCTCCCTTCATAACAAAAACGACCTTTTCGAGGGTTTTAATATACTTTGTAGGATCTTGGTCGACAGCAATAATATCGGCGTAGAAACCTGGTTCGAGTTGCCCGATTCTTTTCTCCTCTCCCAACAGCCTGGCAGCAACCACCGTAGCCGCCTGTATAGATTCCATTTCAGGCATTCCTGCTTCTACCATATACCCAAACTCCTTTCCATTCTCACCGTGGGGGAAAACCCCCGCATCTGTACCGAAAACAATTGGCACTCCTTTTTTATACGCTTTGGCAAAAGTTCCTTGTATCTGAGGGCCTACTTCTCTTGCCTTTGGCGCCACAATGTCGGGATAAAACCCTGCGACTTCGGCTTTTTCAGCAACAAATTTTCCGGCCGTTATGGTTGGCACCAAATAAGCATCGTATGCTTTCATCAGCGCCATGGTTTCATCACTCATAAATGTACCGTGCTCTATTGTCTTTACCCCGCCTTTAACCGCCCGCTGCATCCCTTCATCTCCATGTGCATGTGCTGCGACCAACATTCCGTAATCTTTTGCCGTTTCGGTGATCGCCTTTACTTCATCTATAAAAAACTGCGGATTCTTGCCGCTTTTAGCGACGCTTAACACGCCCCCTGTAGCCGTAATTTTAATTACATCAGCTCCGTTTTTGTATCGTTGACGCACAGCTTTCCGGGCTTCTTCAGGAGAATTGATGACCCCTTCCCTTGGCCCCGGATCACCCATCAGGCTATTTTTACTGCCGTTTGTCGGGTCTGCATGCCCTCCTGTAGTTGCAATGGATTTCCCTGCCGTAAAAATACGAGGCCCATCCACATACCCGTTATTGACAGCATTGCGCAAAGCTATATTCACTCCTGTCCCACCCAGATCACGAACAGTCGTAAACCCGGCCATTAAAGTTCTTTTGGCATACACTGTACTTTCAAAGGCAATATCGGCTTCATTAAAGGTATAACGGGCCATATAGCGCTTAGGATTCGTCTCGCTTTCTAAATGCACATGCATATCGATTAAACCCGGAAGCACTGTTTTATCTTTAAGATCTATAAGCTTGTCATTTGTCTCGGGATCTACATAGCCATCCCTCACCTCTTTAATTTTATCTCCTGATATAATAATAGTTTTTTCAGAAAGCACTTTTCCTTTTTCGGCATCGATCAATTTACCGCAGTGCAGCAATATATCCTGAGCAAAAGCAGAAGGGGAAACTATCGTTAAAACAAGGATCAATATCTTTTTCATCATAAAAGGTTTGGTTTATGATAAAGGTATTATTTTTTTCGGATTTTTTGTTCCCATTTCCAGGCTGAGGCCATAGCTTCGTCGAGTGTTGAAACAGCTTTCCACCCCAATTTATTATTCGCTTTACCTGTATTGGCATATGCTTCTATTACATCGCCTGCCCTCCGGGGAGCTATTTTATAATTCAGCTTCTGCCCTGAAACCTTTTCAAAACTATTGATTACTTCCATCACGGAACTTCCGGTTCCTGTTCCTACATTAAAGATTTCGTAATTTGATTCGTTTTTGTTTTGAAGGAGTCTTTGCAAAGCGACCACATGTGCTTTGGCCAGATCTACCACGTGAATGTAATCGCGGACACACGTCCCGTCCGGTGTAGGATAATCATCGCCAAACACAGAAAGCTGTTCTCGCATCCCCACACCGGTCTGCGTAATAAACGGCACCAGGTTTTGCGGAACCCCGATTGGCAATTCCCCGATTTCTGCCGACGGATGTGCCCCTACCGGATTGAAATAACGCAATGATATCGCTTTTAGGTCATCGCAAACCTTACATACATCCCTGATAATCTCTTCTCCTACCTGTTTGGTATTTCCATATGGTGATGCCGCCGGTTTCACAGGAGCATCTTCAGTAATAGGCAACTCATCTGCCTGGCCATACACCGTACACGATGAACTGAAAATAAAGTTAGCATTCTTCTTTTTCGCCAGTTCCTGTAGGATATACACAAGGGTATTAATGTTATTTTCATAATAGAGAAGCGGATTTTCAACACTTTCTCCAACGGCCTTGGAAGCTGCAAAGTGTATCACTCCATCTATATCCTGATGTTCTTGAAAAAATTCCTGAACCTTTAATTTATCGCGAAGATCAAGTTTTTCAAATTCCGGGGTCTTTTGGGTGATATTCGTTATTCCGTCAAGCACTTCGATTGAGGCATTCGACAAATTATCTATAACCACCACGTCAAAACCGGCATTTTGTAATTCCACAACGGTATGCGAACCTATGAATCCGAGTCCGCCTGTAACTAATATTTTCACTTCTACTATCTTTTAAAAGCTGTTTACTCTTCAAAAGTAAGGAAAATTAAGAGCTGAAGAACAAACATCCTACCTGTTTACGGAAATAAAATAAATACCGGAACACCAGAAAGTGTAATTATTGAACCGATCTCAAAAATCGTGTATGAATCAGAGCTTTTATGAAACAAACACTGGAATTATCACCAGCCTCATTAAAGCTTATACTCCCTGAAGTATTAACAGCTCATTTCAGCCTAGTTTTTTATCAAATCTACCAGGATACGTTCCATTTATGTTTTGAAGAAAAGAACCCCAAAAGAAGAAAAATATCATATGTTCATTAAATAAACTGTATAGTTTTTTAGGATGGATCAGGCTCTACCCTGTATTATAGTATGGCTATATACGGGGAATGCATGGGAAATATACGGAGTAGAGGGGAATATCTATAAAGAGTGAACGGACTTTCTACGGACTTTTTGATGTTTACCGGGGCGAATTTGACTTAATTACATATTAACAATGCCGTTGTTTTTATGAAGATCAACAATATACAAAACAACTTATAAAATCCCTAAAAATGATATTATTTAAATTAGCGTTCGGTTTTAACATGGCTATAGACGGAAACTCACTAATATAAAACCTTCAAGGCTTCATTCAAGGTTTGCGAAATATTGATTTTTTCCTGCACAGATTAACCACAATATTTGCATAAACACAATAATTGGTCACGATCCTTACTATTTATGAACAACCAAAAAAAGCCCCGGCTGTAAGAACAGCCGGGGTAAATTACCTATATTAATCATTCACAAAGGCTATGACCTTCGAAGTTATAAAGTCAATTTGTTCATCATCGAGCTCGGTATGCATCGGAAGCGAAATCACTTCTTTCACTAGTTGATTCGTTACTTCAAAGTCGGCTTCATTATAACGACTGTCCGTATAAGCCTTCTGTAAGTGCAAGGGAATCGGGTAATAAACACCACACGGAATCCCGTTCTCATTCAGGAATTTTACCAATTCATCACGCTTACCATTTGTAATTCTCAATGTATACTGATGAAATACATGCTCTTCTTTGTTATCCGAAAAATCGGGGGTAATGATATGCTCCTGCCCTTTAAATGCCGCTGAATACTTTTGGGCTGCACGATAACGAGCTTCATTATACTGATCTAATCTTGGCAGTTTAGCTGCCAATACAGCTGCCTGCATACTATCCAGTCTGGAATTAACCCCTACCACATCATGATGGTAGCGTTCATACATCCCATGATTCACGATTCCTCTTAGCGTATGAGCCAGTTCGTCATCATTAGTAAAGATCGCACCGCCGTCGCCATAACATCCCAGATTCTTGGAAGGGAAAAAAGAAGTTGCAGCAACGTGGCCTATTGCACCGGCCTTTTTCTTGCTACCATCCTTATACAAGTAACTCGCCCCGATTGCCTGGGCATTATCTTCAATCACATAAAGATTGTGTTCTGCTGCGATTTCCATGATAGCCTCCATATTTGCACACCGTCCAAACAAATGTACCGGAACTATCGCTTTCGTTTTTGGGGTAATAGCTTTTTTAATAGCCTCTACAGAAATATTAAAATCATCCGCATTCACATCTACCAAAACCGGGGTTAGCTGCAAAAGTGCAATTACTTCTACAGTTGCAGCAAAAGTGAAATCGGCTGTGATCACCTCATCGCCGGGCTTTAATCCCAAACCCATCATCGCTATCTGCAATGCATCGGTACCATTTGCACATGGTATTACGTGTTTTATCCCCAGATATGATTCTAAATCTTTTTGAAACTGATGAACATAAGGTCCGTTTATAAACGCGCTTGTTTCCAAAACCTCATCGATAGCCCCTTTTACCGTATCCTTAATCGCTTCGTATTGACCTTTAAGATCAACCATTTGAATTTTCTTCATTCACTTATATAGTTATATGAAACAATATTACAAAATTAAGCAACTGCAACCAATGAAATTAACTAAAGAGGCGTATTTTAGCAGCAAACTGTAAACAAGGTGTTTTTTATCTATAATGTATTGGTTGTCGTATCGGGGTTATTGTTGAAAATAATAGCATTGTTCAACAATAAAATCAGGCTTTTTGTAAACGGAAGAAAGAATGTTTTTGAAACTTTAAAAAAGGAAATTGCCCCCTCAGATAAAATCATCTGGTTTCACACGGCCTCCCTGGGAGAATTTGAACAGGGACTTCCTGTTATTGAGGAGGTTAAAAAGAATTACCCCGGTTACAAAATACTGGTAACATTCTTCTCTCCCTCGGGATATGAAGTAAAGAAAAAAAGTAAGGCAGCCGACATTATCAGCTACCTTCCGCTGGACACAAAAAGTAATGTAAAAAGGTTTCTGGATCTGTCTCAGCCTGAACTGGCAATCTTCGTTAAATACGAGTTTTGGCCAAATTACCTTCAGGCACTGCTAGACAGAAGGGTTAAAACCCTGCTCATCTCGGCGATCTTCAGGAAAGACCAGGCCTTTTTTAAATGGTACGGAACCTTTATGCGTAAATCGCTGGTTACTTTCGATCATTTTTTTGTACAGGATGAAAATTCGAAACAACTTCTTAAAAAGATCGGCTTCAATAATACTACCGTAAGTGGCGATACAAGGTTTGACAGAGTTGACGAAATTCTTGAACGGGACAACACCCTGGACTTCATTGCTGAATTCATCAATGGCCGATTGTGTTTTGTAGCAGGCAGCACCTGGCCGGAAGACGAAGAATTAATCATCAAATTCATCAATGAGAGCGCACCGGGAACCAAATTCATTATCGCCCCTCACAATATCAAACCTAAAGAGATCGGCAAATTACAAAACAGCATAACCAAAAGCGCTGTACTATACACAAAGAAACAAAACCTCGATCTGAAAGACTACGATGTATTGATTGTCGATACCATTGGAATCCTTACCAAAATATATAGTTACGCCAACATAGCATATGTTGGTGGCGGAATGGGAGATACGGGGCTTCACAATACCCTAGAACCTGCTGTTTTTGGAATTCCGGTCATCATCGGTGAAAATTACGGTAAATTCAAAGAAGCTGCCGATCTTGTAGAACAAGGCGGGGTTTTTTCTATAAAAAACTATTCAGAATTCAATACTATCCTGAAAAACCTACTAAAAAGTACTACAAAAAGAGTTCAGAAAGGCAGGCTGAACATGGAGTTTATTCAAAAAAATAAGGGAGCTAAAGAGCTGATAGGCAACTACATTAAGAAGGAACTGTAAAAAATTCACCCCCTACTAAAAATATGTTAAAAAACATTTTGCAACTATTAAAAAAAGTTGCACTTTCGCACTTTAGTTAATAAACTGATAAAACTCAAAACAAATCATGAAAAAAACAATTTTAAACATCGCTCTTGTCTTAGCATTGGGTACATCGCTTGTTGCCTGTAAAGACACCAAGAAGGCTGAAGATGCTGCTCAGGATGCTGTAGAAGCAGTTGAAGAGACAACTCAGGACGCTGCTGAAGCTATCAAAGAAACTACCGAAGATACTAAAGAAGCCATCGAGGAAGCTGTTGATACTCTTGAGAAAGCTGCTGAAGACGCAAAAGAAGCTACAGAAAACGCTGTTAAAGACGTTAAAGAGGCTGTAGAAAACGCCGGAGAATAATTAATTTCCGGACAATACCATAAAAAGTCTTTCTGATCAGAAAGACTTTTTTTATTTCATAAGTTTTTGGTATTATAATTGTTTAACAAACTTTAAGACAGTATGTAATTGAATTTATTATTTTTACAACAGATTTTAAAGTATGAATAAATTACTTATAATAATCGCAACGATTTTTTTCTTACCAATTGAAACCGATGCCCCTGGTACACATAGCGCTTTCAGAGGCGGCGAATGGTTTCAGTTCAGAATCCACTATGGCATTTTTAACGCCAGCTACGCAACGCTAAGCGTTAACGAAACATCATTAAACGGAAAAGACGTATATCATGTAGTCGGAAAAGGAAGCACCACAGGTCTTGCCAGAGTATTTTTTAAAGTTGACGATAATTATGAAAGCTATTTCGATAAAGAAAAGCTTGTCCCGTATAAATTTATACGGCAAATCGACGAGGGAGGATATACCAAAGATCTCGAAATAAATTTCAAACACGATCAGGATAAGGCCGTTGTGTTAAACCGAAAGCACAACAGAACGACTGTTATCGAAACCCCGGATGGCATACAAGATCTTATTTCGGCCTTTTATTACCTCAGGAACAATTATGATTTTTCCTCTTTTAAAATAGGCCAGGAGGTTGACCTTGAACTGTTATACGACGATGATGAAGTTTTCAACTTCAGACTACGTTTTCTAGGCTGGCAAACCTTAAACACAAAATTTGGCAAGGTCAGATGCCTCAAATTTCGCCCGTATGTTCAATCGGGAAGGATCTTTAAGGAAAAGGAAAGTGTTACATTGTGGGTCAGTGACGACGACAACAGAATACCGATCAGAATACAGGCCGATCTGGTTATCGGATCGTTAAAGGCAGATTTAAACGCCTTTAAAGGACTTAAACACCAATTTAAAATTCAGCTGGACTAAGAATGGAAATAAAACCTGAAATTGCGGAAAGGATAGCAAAACTTGAAGAGAAATACAAAAATTCAGGGCAGGACCTAGGCTCTTATTTAGATGGTCTTTTACACGACAGGTATCTTACCTACTGGGACTACATCCATCTGGATACCTTATTGAGTTTACAGATACCGCGGACCCATTTCCCCGACGAGGAGATCTTTATCATGTACCATCAGATTACAGAACTCTACTTTAAACTTATCATTCACGAACAAAAACAGCTTATTGATGACAAACTTCAACGGGCTGAGTTCTTCACCAAAAAAATAAACAGGATCAATAATTATTTCAGGGCATTGATATCGTCTTTTGAAATAATGATCACCGGAATGGAACGTGAACAATTTTTGCAATACAGGATGTCATTGCTGCCGGCCAGCGGTTTTCAGTCTGCACAATACAGAATGATTGAATTTTATTCGACCCCGATGGAAAACCTGGTGCATCTGTCTGTCAGGGATACGATGTCTGAAAAGAAGGAACTCGAAGAACTTTATGAAAATATTTACTGGAAAAAAGGAGCTACCGATATTGAAACCGGCGAAAAGACACTGACACTGAAACAGTTTGAATACAGATACACACCTCGTTTTATGAGAATAGCCAACCAGGTAAAAAACACTACGTTGTATCAAAAATATTTACAGCTACCCGAAAAAGAAAAGAACAATAAAGATCTTATAAAGGCGTTAAGAACGCTAGACACCAATGCAAATGTACACTGGCCGTTGATGCATATGGGGTCTGCATATCGTTATTTAAGAAAAGATCAAAATACCATAGATGCCACTGGCGGAACCAATTGGAAGCAATTTTTACCTCCAAGTTATCAAAAAATCATCTTTTTTCCTGAACTTTGGAGCGATCAGGAAAAACTCGATTGGGGAAAACAATGGGTCGATCATATGTTTAATCCGGAAAAAACAAATTAAATGCTTAGAAAACTCTTGTTGGGAACGCTGGTAATTATAAGTATATCAGCATGTAAGAAAGAAAAAGAAAATGTTAATGAAGAAAAGCAAGTAGTTATTGAAAAACCAAAAGAGGTTAATGAATTTGGTTTTAACCTCAACAATTTTTTTGTGCTTCGCGATACGATAAAACAAGGCGATAGCTTTGGAGAGATCCTGGCCAAAAATAAAATTGACTATTCACGGGTATACCAAATCGCCGAAAAGACCAAAGACAGCTTTGACATCAGAAGGCTTCAGGCAGGAAAACCTTACACTATCCTGTGTTCTAAGGACTCTTTGCAAATACCCCAATGCTTTATCTATCAGCCGAACAAAATTGATTATGTGGTTGTTAACTTTGCCGACTCCATTCACGCTTACTCTAAAAAGAAACCCGTAAAGATCGTAGAACGGGAAGCCACGGGGACCATCAGCAGTTCGTTATCAGAAGCCATCCTGGAAAAAGGCATGGACTACCAGGTGTCGCATGAGCTTGCAGACATCTATGCCTGGACCATCGACTTTTTCAGGTTGCAGACAGGCGACCGGTTTAAAGTTATCTACGAAGAAAGATATATCGACGATACCATATATGCAGGAATGGGCAAGATCAAAGCTGCTTATTTTGAACACCTCGATGAATCGTTCTATGCCTTCAGGTTTAAAACAGACACCATTAACGACAGAAGCGACTATTATACTGATGATGCTAATTCGTTAAGAAGATTCTTCTTAAAAGCTCCTTTAAACTATTCCCGAATATCCTCACGTTATTCAAGGAAGAGGTTCCACCCTGTACAAAAACGATGGAAAGCACATTTAGGTACCGACTATGCAGCTCCGAGAGGAACTCCCATATGGGCAACAGCTAACGGTATTGTTACCAAATCGGGTTACACAGCCGGAAATGGTAAATACGTAAAAATCCGTCACAACAGCGTTTACGAAACCCAATACCTTCATATGTCTAAAAGGGCTGCCAAGGTTGGCGAATATGTAAAACAAGGAGATATTATAGGATATGTAGGAAGTACAGGTCTGGCAACAGGC of the Zhouia spongiae genome contains:
- a CDS encoding DUF3108 domain-containing protein, with the translated sequence MNKLLIIIATIFFLPIETDAPGTHSAFRGGEWFQFRIHYGIFNASYATLSVNETSLNGKDVYHVVGKGSTTGLARVFFKVDDNYESYFDKEKLVPYKFIRQIDEGGYTKDLEINFKHDQDKAVVLNRKHNRTTVIETPDGIQDLISAFYYLRNNYDFSSFKIGQEVDLELLYDDDEVFNFRLRFLGWQTLNTKFGKVRCLKFRPYVQSGRIFKEKESVTLWVSDDDNRIPIRIQADLVIGSLKADLNAFKGLKHQFKIQLD
- a CDS encoding M23 family metallopeptidase; its protein translation is MLRKLLLGTLVIISISACKKEKENVNEEKQVVIEKPKEVNEFGFNLNNFFVLRDTIKQGDSFGEILAKNKIDYSRVYQIAEKTKDSFDIRRLQAGKPYTILCSKDSLQIPQCFIYQPNKIDYVVVNFADSIHAYSKKKPVKIVEREATGTISSSLSEAILEKGMDYQVSHELADIYAWTIDFFRLQTGDRFKVIYEERYIDDTIYAGMGKIKAAYFEHLDESFYAFRFKTDTINDRSDYYTDDANSLRRFFLKAPLNYSRISSRYSRKRFHPVQKRWKAHLGTDYAAPRGTPIWATANGIVTKSGYTAGNGKYVKIRHNSVYETQYLHMSKRAAKVGEYVKQGDIIGYVGSTGLATGPHVCYRFWKNGKQVDPFSQDLPSAEPIKPEIKERYLEFIQPIKTQLDNIIFEEEREEFIAELN
- a CDS encoding metal-dependent hydrolase family protein, with the translated sequence MKKILILVLTIVSPSAFAQDILLHCGKLIDAEKGKVLSEKTIIISGDKIKEVRDGYVDPETNDKLIDLKDKTVLPGLIDMHVHLESETNPKRYMARYTFNEADIAFESTVYAKRTLMAGFTTVRDLGGTGVNIALRNAVNNGYVDGPRIFTAGKSIATTGGHADPTNGSKNSLMGDPGPREGVINSPEEARKAVRQRYKNGADVIKITATGGVLSVAKSGKNPQFFIDEVKAITETAKDYGMLVAAHAHGDEGMQRAVKGGVKTIEHGTFMSDETMALMKAYDAYLVPTITAGKFVAEKAEVAGFYPDIVAPKAREVGPQIQGTFAKAYKKGVPIVFGTDAGVFPHGENGKEFGYMVEAGMPEMESIQAATVVAARLLGEEKRIGQLEPGFYADIIAVDQDPTKYIKTLEKVVFVMKGGKVYKN
- a CDS encoding 3-deoxy-D-manno-octulosonic acid transferase, which translates into the protein MFFIYNVLVVVSGLLLKIIALFNNKIRLFVNGRKNVFETLKKEIAPSDKIIWFHTASLGEFEQGLPVIEEVKKNYPGYKILVTFFSPSGYEVKKKSKAADIISYLPLDTKSNVKRFLDLSQPELAIFVKYEFWPNYLQALLDRRVKTLLISAIFRKDQAFFKWYGTFMRKSLVTFDHFFVQDENSKQLLKKIGFNNTTVSGDTRFDRVDEILERDNTLDFIAEFINGRLCFVAGSTWPEDEELIIKFINESAPGTKFIIAPHNIKPKEIGKLQNSITKSAVLYTKKQNLDLKDYDVLIVDTIGILTKIYSYANIAYVGGGMGDTGLHNTLEPAVFGIPVIIGENYGKFKEAADLVEQGGVFSIKNYSEFNTILKNLLKSTTKRVQKGRLNMEFIQKNKGAKELIGNYIKKEL
- a CDS encoding tryptophan 2,3-dioxygenase family protein, producing the protein MEIKPEIAERIAKLEEKYKNSGQDLGSYLDGLLHDRYLTYWDYIHLDTLLSLQIPRTHFPDEEIFIMYHQITELYFKLIIHEQKQLIDDKLQRAEFFTKKINRINNYFRALISSFEIMITGMEREQFLQYRMSLLPASGFQSAQYRMIEFYSTPMENLVHLSVRDTMSEKKELEELYENIYWKKGATDIETGEKTLTLKQFEYRYTPRFMRIANQVKNTTLYQKYLQLPEKEKNNKDLIKALRTLDTNANVHWPLMHMGSAYRYLRKDQNTIDATGGTNWKQFLPPSYQKIIFFPELWSDQEKLDWGKQWVDHMFNPEKTN
- a CDS encoding alpha-ketoglutarate decarboxylase, giving the protein MKRINLLHIIIVFTISMATAKAQVGYNTSSNDFWRNVQFGGGIGLGFGDGWFSGTLSPSAIYPVNDQFATGVGLNFSYADQKDVYTATIVGGSIIGLFNPINEMQISGEFEELHVSRKFEFDGSNLKDNYWVPALFFGLGYSTRNVTVGLKYDVLHDNDKSFYADALIPFIRVYF
- a CDS encoding DegT/DnrJ/EryC1/StrS family aminotransferase; translated protein: MKKIQMVDLKGQYEAIKDTVKGAIDEVLETSAFINGPYVHQFQKDLESYLGIKHVIPCANGTDALQIAMMGLGLKPGDEVITADFTFAATVEVIALLQLTPVLVDVNADDFNISVEAIKKAITPKTKAIVPVHLFGRCANMEAIMEIAAEHNLYVIEDNAQAIGASYLYKDGSKKKAGAIGHVAATSFFPSKNLGCYGDGGAIFTNDDELAHTLRGIVNHGMYERYHHDVVGVNSRLDSMQAAVLAAKLPRLDQYNEARYRAAQKYSAAFKGQEHIITPDFSDNKEEHVFHQYTLRITNGKRDELVKFLNENGIPCGVYYPIPLHLQKAYTDSRYNEADFEVTNQLVKEVISLPMHTELDDEQIDFITSKVIAFVND
- the galE gene encoding UDP-glucose 4-epimerase GalE: MKILVTGGLGFIGSHTVVELQNAGFDVVVIDNLSNASIEVLDGITNITQKTPEFEKLDLRDKLKVQEFFQEHQDIDGVIHFAASKAVGESVENPLLYYENNINTLVYILQELAKKKNANFIFSSSCTVYGQADELPITEDAPVKPAASPYGNTKQVGEEIIRDVCKVCDDLKAISLRYFNPVGAHPSAEIGELPIGVPQNLVPFITQTGVGMREQLSVFGDDYPTPDGTCVRDYIHVVDLAKAHVVALQRLLQNKNESNYEIFNVGTGTGSSVMEVINSFEKVSGQKLNYKIAPRRAGDVIEAYANTGKANNKLGWKAVSTLDEAMASAWKWEQKIRKK